The Burkholderia sp. NRF60-BP8 genomic sequence GTCACCTTGCGTGCGATGCGCGTGCGCAGCTCGATCTTCGCGTCGCCCTGCGCGATCCGTTCGCGCAGCGCCTGCGCGGCGTTGCGCACGATGTTCAGCAGCGCCTGGATCAGTTGCTCCTTGTCGCCGCGCAGGTCCGGCACGCTCACGTCGTAATCGCGCTCGATCGTGAGCCCGCGCGGGAATTCCGCGAGCATCACCGCGCGTACGCGTTCGCACACTTCATGAATGTTCACGTCGCCGACGATATGCGGATGCCGGTGCGGCTCCAGCAACCGGTCGACGAGCGTCTGCAGGCGGTCGGACTCCTTGATGATCACCTGCGTGTATTCGCGCAACTCGCCGCGCTCGCGCTCGCCCAGTTCGAATTCGAGCAGCTGGGCTGCGCCGCGAATGCCGCCGAGCGGGTTCTTGATCTCGTGCGCGAGGTTGCGGATCAGTTGCTTGTTGACCGCGGTCAGGTCGTGGATGCGCTCTTCCCGATCGGTGCGCGACTGCCGTTCGTTCTCGAACAGCTCGACGAGCACGAAATCGGGCGCGGTCTCGAGGAAGCCGACGATCGCGTGCACATGCAGCGGCTCCCGGCCGGGCCGATCGAGCACGGTATCGAGGTGCGTCGCGTGAAAGCGTTCCTGGCCGATCGCGGTGATCGTCGATGCCAGCTCGTTCGCGTTCGGGAAAATTTCGCCCCACGGCCGCTGCGCGAGCTGCCGCCGCGAGATGTCGAGCATCGCCTCCGCGGACGGGTTCGCGAACGCGATCCGCAGCGTCTTGCGGTCGAGCACGAGCACGACCGTCGGCAGCGCTTCGAGCCCCGCCAGCAGACCCGAGCGCGAGAGCCGCTCGTCGTCCGTCAGCCGTTCGGGCTGCCCCGTTTTCGCCTTGATCAGATTCTTCAGAACCATCTGCGTGCTTGTCGCGCCTCACCGGGCAGTAAATGAAAATCGTCGGAACAAAAAAGGGACGGCCGGACGCCGTCCCCTTTCAGACTCCGCCGTTCCCGCCGCACACCGCGCGACGGGAACGAACCGGCATGACGGCGCCGAATCGAAGCGCCATCGCCGATTAGAGCGAGTAGTACATCTCGAACTCGATCGGGTGCGTCGTCATGCGGAACTTCGCCAGCTCCTGCTCCTTCAGCCCGAGGTACGCGTCGATCATGCCGTCCGTGAACACGCCGCCGCGCGTCAGGAACTCGCGATCCTTGTCGAGTGCCTCGAGTGCCTGGTCGAGACCCGCGCACACGGTCGGGATCTTTGCATCCTCTTCCGGCGGCAGGTCGTACAGGTTCTTGTCCGCTGCTTCGCCCGGATGGATCTTGTT encodes the following:
- the glnL gene encoding nitrogen regulation protein NR(II), with the translated sequence MVLKNLIKAKTGQPERLTDDERLSRSGLLAGLEALPTVVLVLDRKTLRIAFANPSAEAMLDISRRQLAQRPWGEIFPNANELASTITAIGQERFHATHLDTVLDRPGREPLHVHAIVGFLETAPDFVLVELFENERQSRTDREERIHDLTAVNKQLIRNLAHEIKNPLGGIRGAAQLLEFELGERERGELREYTQVIIKESDRLQTLVDRLLEPHRHPHIVGDVNIHEVCERVRAVMLAEFPRGLTIERDYDVSVPDLRGDKEQLIQALLNIVRNAAQALRERIAQGDAKIELRTRIARKVTIAKRLYRLALDLHVIDNGPGIPEEIRDRIFYPLVSGRDDGSGLGLTLAQTFVQQHDGMIEVESRPGRTEFQILLPLDH